The Streptomyces luteogriseus genome includes a window with the following:
- a CDS encoding ferredoxin — MHIDIDQDVCIGAGQCALTAPDVFTQDDDGYSTLLPGAQGGGSPLLREAARACPVNAITVSETVG, encoded by the coding sequence ATGCACATCGACATCGACCAGGACGTCTGCATCGGCGCGGGCCAGTGCGCCCTGACCGCCCCGGACGTCTTCACCCAGGACGACGACGGCTACAGCACCCTGCTGCCCGGCGCGCAGGGCGGCGGCAGCCCACTGCTGCGGGAGGCGGCCCGCGCCTGCCCGGTCAACGCCATCACCGTGTCCGAGACGGTGGGCTGA
- a CDS encoding flavoprotein gives MTRQAAPKPFLYVVVCAAGIAVDVSKLITAAQERDWEVGVIATPVAMNGFFDTAAVEAQTGRPIRSAWRTPGEPRPFPAPDAVVVAPATFNTVNKWAAGIADTLALGTLCEVAGLGVPVAVLPCVAGALAAHPAYRDSVERLRGMGVRFGEPYTGEPGEDGGRPEFGWERALDLVGHG, from the coding sequence ATGACCCGACAGGCCGCCCCCAAGCCCTTCCTCTACGTCGTCGTCTGCGCCGCGGGCATCGCCGTGGACGTCAGCAAGCTGATCACCGCCGCGCAGGAGCGGGACTGGGAGGTGGGTGTCATCGCGACACCCGTCGCGATGAACGGCTTCTTCGACACCGCCGCCGTCGAGGCCCAGACGGGCCGACCCATCCGCTCTGCCTGGCGCACCCCGGGCGAGCCGCGTCCCTTTCCGGCACCCGACGCCGTGGTCGTCGCGCCCGCCACCTTCAACACCGTCAACAAGTGGGCGGCCGGCATCGCCGACACCCTCGCCCTGGGCACCCTGTGCGAGGTCGCGGGGCTCGGGGTGCCGGTCGCCGTCCTGCCGTGCGTGGCCGGCGCACTGGCCGCCCACCCCGCCTACCGGGACAGCGTCGAACGGCTGCGGGGGATGGGCGTGCGGTTCGGTGAGCCGTACACGGGAGAGCCCGGGGAGGACGGCGGCCGGCCCGAGTTCGGCTGGGAACGGGCCCTGGACCTGGTCGGACACGGCTGA
- a CDS encoding helix-turn-helix domain-containing protein, with amino-acid sequence MPVRADGLPDTAAHPDSGDPAPPPGLVVLGHFDQPPGYGVSRPHGSASWLFTWTTAGRGRLWQGGARTTADAGELVVLAPGVPHGYAVAPGAHHWRFWWAHCQARPSWAAWLRPYATGDGMYAVTSAPAGVHGRVGTAFRRMRADARWTGTGAPPEASPPNTQIAVAHGSAARELALCALEEVVLLTTAGARPTAPRPGIDARIRRAQELIDADPGAPHTVSSLAGGVALSPSRFAHLFSRQLGRSPMRALREARLRHAARLLESTDLPVERVAAASGFVSPFHFNRAFRERYGEPPGAYRTTHGGPPG; translated from the coding sequence ATGCCCGTGCGTGCTGACGGATTGCCCGACACTGCTGCGCACCCCGACAGCGGGGACCCCGCCCCGCCGCCCGGGCTGGTGGTCCTCGGCCACTTCGACCAGCCGCCCGGCTACGGCGTCAGCCGGCCGCACGGATCCGCGAGCTGGCTCTTCACCTGGACCACGGCGGGGCGGGGTCGGCTGTGGCAGGGTGGTGCGCGGACCACGGCCGACGCGGGCGAACTGGTCGTGCTCGCCCCCGGTGTCCCGCACGGGTACGCCGTCGCGCCCGGGGCCCACCACTGGCGGTTCTGGTGGGCGCACTGCCAGGCCCGCCCGTCCTGGGCCGCGTGGCTGCGGCCGTACGCCACCGGCGACGGGATGTACGCGGTCACCTCCGCCCCGGCCGGGGTGCACGGCCGCGTCGGGACGGCGTTCCGGCGGATGCGCGCCGACGCCCGCTGGACCGGCACCGGGGCGCCGCCCGAGGCCTCACCCCCGAACACGCAGATCGCCGTCGCGCACGGCAGCGCGGCCCGCGAACTGGCCCTGTGCGCACTGGAGGAGGTCGTCCTCCTCACCACCGCCGGTGCCCGGCCGACCGCGCCCCGGCCCGGCATCGACGCTCGGATCCGTCGCGCCCAGGAGCTGATCGACGCCGACCCGGGCGCCCCGCACACCGTCAGCTCGCTCGCCGGGGGCGTCGCGCTGTCGCCGTCGCGCTTCGCCCATCTGTTCAGCCGGCAGCTGGGCCGGTCGCCGATGCGCGCCCTGCGTGAGGCACGGCTGCGTCATGCCGCCCGGCTGCTGGAGAGTACCGACCTGCCCGTGGAGCGCGTGGCCGCGGCCTCGGGTTTCGTCAGCCCGTTCCACTTCAACCGCGCCTTTCGCGAGCGCTACGGGGAACCGCCCGGGGCGTACCGCACGACGCACGGCGGTCCGCCCGGCTGA
- a CDS encoding phytanoyl-CoA dioxygenase family protein has translation MTVTGNGAVGASILDPAGLRRYRESFEEDGFTVVRGLFGADAIERLCGEFAALRAAGRVPGHFEPRADDGPGVDPLHVWPRVMHPHEINGRAREVLLDARLRTVLEALLGEEVLAAQSMFYFKPPGARGQALHQDNFYLRVEPGTCVAAWVACDVIDRENGGLEVVPGTHRMDLFCPETADSDVSFAREYVPPPPGLAPVPVDMAPGDVLFFNGSLVHGSQPNRAAERFRRSFIGHYVGRSAERIGRFYRTLEMSGARVELAESEGAGPCGTEFEPQGPH, from the coding sequence ATGACAGTCACGGGCAACGGCGCCGTCGGCGCTTCCATCCTGGACCCCGCCGGGCTCCGGCGGTACCGGGAGAGTTTCGAGGAGGACGGTTTCACCGTGGTGCGCGGGCTCTTCGGGGCCGACGCGATCGAGCGGCTGTGCGGTGAGTTCGCGGCGCTGCGGGCGGCCGGCCGGGTGCCCGGGCACTTCGAGCCGCGCGCCGATGACGGGCCGGGCGTTGATCCGCTGCACGTCTGGCCGCGGGTGATGCACCCGCACGAGATCAACGGTCGCGCACGCGAGGTCCTGCTGGACGCCCGGCTGCGGACGGTTCTGGAGGCGCTCCTCGGGGAGGAGGTGCTGGCCGCGCAGAGCATGTTCTACTTCAAGCCGCCCGGGGCCCGGGGGCAGGCGCTGCACCAGGACAACTTCTACCTGCGGGTCGAGCCGGGCACGTGTGTGGCCGCATGGGTGGCCTGCGACGTGATCGACCGGGAGAACGGCGGGCTGGAGGTCGTGCCTGGCACGCACCGCATGGACCTGTTCTGTCCTGAGACGGCCGACTCGGACGTGTCCTTCGCCCGGGAGTACGTTCCCCCGCCGCCGGGGCTGGCGCCGGTGCCGGTGGACATGGCGCCGGGAGACGTCCTGTTCTTCAACGGGAGCCTGGTGCACGGCTCGCAGCCGAACCGGGCGGCCGAGCGGTTCCGGCGGTCGTTCATCGGGCACTACGTGGGGCGGTCGGCGGAGCGGATCGGGCGGTTCTACCGGACGCTGGAGATGAGCGGGGCGAGGGTGGAGCTGGCGGAGAGCGAGGGGGCGGGCCCCTGCGGAACGGAGTTCGAACCGCAGGGCCCGCACTGA
- a CDS encoding nuclear transport factor 2 family protein — protein sequence MTARPPLPPFTRETAAQKVQAAEDAWNTRDPHKVALAYSPDSVWRNRGTFVTGRAEIARFLTRKWEREREYALRKDLWAFDGNRIAVRFQYECRDTDGQWWRSYGNELWEFDEHGLMTRREASINDVRIEERERRIHGPRPETERGGTFPLR from the coding sequence ATGACCGCCCGCCCGCCGCTGCCGCCCTTCACCCGCGAGACCGCCGCTCAGAAGGTCCAGGCCGCCGAGGACGCCTGGAACACCCGCGACCCGCACAAGGTCGCCCTCGCCTACTCGCCGGACTCCGTCTGGCGCAATCGCGGCACCTTCGTCACCGGCCGCGCCGAGATCGCGCGGTTCCTGACCCGCAAGTGGGAGCGCGAGCGGGAGTACGCGCTGCGCAAGGACCTGTGGGCCTTCGACGGCAACCGCATCGCCGTCCGCTTCCAGTACGAGTGCCGGGACACCGACGGGCAGTGGTGGCGCTCCTACGGCAACGAACTGTGGGAGTTCGACGAGCACGGCCTCATGACCCGCCGCGAGGCGAGCATCAACGACGTGCGGATCGAGGAGAGGGAGCGCCGGATCCACGGCCCCCGGCCGGAGACGGAACGCGGAGGCACGTTCCCCCTGAGGTGA
- a CDS encoding TetR/AcrR family transcriptional regulator encodes MDSAVARERALDAAEELFYGRGVQTVGMDDVRGASGVSLKRLYQLFPAKELLVEAYLERRDTRWRGRLAEYVERHAEPEQQLLAVFDWLGRWFGEPGFRGCAWLNAYGELGATSERVTGQVRAHKRAFREYLGALVAAAGRPDALAGQLFLLAEGAMVTAGVTRSAEPAAEAREAARRLLDTG; translated from the coding sequence ATGGACAGTGCAGTGGCCCGGGAGCGGGCACTGGACGCCGCCGAGGAGCTGTTCTACGGGCGGGGGGTGCAGACCGTCGGGATGGACGACGTCCGCGGCGCTTCCGGGGTCTCGCTGAAGCGGCTCTACCAGCTCTTCCCGGCGAAGGAGCTCCTGGTCGAGGCGTATCTGGAGCGGCGCGACACGCGCTGGCGCGGTCGGCTGGCCGAGTACGTCGAGCGGCACGCGGAGCCGGAGCAGCAGCTCCTGGCCGTGTTCGACTGGCTCGGAAGGTGGTTCGGCGAGCCGGGCTTTCGCGGCTGCGCGTGGCTCAACGCGTACGGCGAGCTGGGCGCCACCTCGGAACGGGTGACCGGCCAGGTGCGCGCGCACAAGCGGGCGTTCCGGGAGTACCTCGGCGCGCTCGTGGCGGCGGCGGGACGGCCCGACGCGCTGGCGGGACAGCTGTTCCTGCTGGCGGAGGGTGCGATGGTCACGGCGGGCGTCACCAGGAGCGCCGAGCCCGCGGCCGAGGCGCGCGAGGCGGCCCGGCGGCTCCTGGACACCGGGTGA
- a CDS encoding aldo/keto reductase: MQYVKLGSTGLDVSRICLGCMTYGLPDRGTHEWTLGEEASRPLIRQAVEAGITFFDTANVYSDGTSEEIVGRALRDFARRDEIVLATKVHGRMRPGPNGGGLSRKAIMTELDRSLTRLGTDYVDLYQIHRFDPHTPVEETMEALHDVVKAGKVRYIGASSMYAWQFSKAQYTARLNGWTRFVSMQNHYNLIYREEEREMLPLCEDQGVAVLPWSPLARGRLTRDWDTGTERSATDTFGSTLYQEGDRAIVETVTRIAGERGVPRAQVALAWLLHQPAVTAPIVGASKPGHLEDAVAAVEIELSDKELEELQRPYGPHPIAGH, translated from the coding sequence ATGCAGTACGTGAAGCTCGGTTCGACGGGCCTGGACGTCTCGCGGATCTGTCTGGGGTGCATGACCTACGGGCTGCCCGACCGCGGTACGCACGAGTGGACCCTCGGCGAGGAGGCCTCTCGCCCGCTGATCCGGCAGGCGGTCGAGGCGGGGATCACCTTCTTCGACACGGCGAACGTCTACTCCGACGGCACCAGCGAGGAGATCGTCGGCCGGGCCCTGCGCGACTTCGCCCGCCGCGACGAGATCGTCCTGGCCACGAAGGTGCACGGCCGGATGCGCCCCGGACCGAACGGCGGCGGACTGTCCCGCAAGGCGATCATGACCGAGCTCGACCGGAGCCTCACCCGCCTCGGCACCGACTACGTCGACCTCTACCAGATCCACCGCTTCGACCCGCACACTCCGGTCGAGGAGACGATGGAGGCCCTGCACGACGTCGTGAAGGCGGGCAAGGTCCGCTACATCGGGGCCAGTTCGATGTACGCGTGGCAGTTCTCCAAGGCCCAGTACACCGCGCGGCTGAACGGCTGGACCCGCTTCGTCTCCATGCAGAACCACTACAACCTGATCTACCGCGAGGAGGAGCGCGAGATGCTGCCCCTGTGCGAGGACCAGGGCGTCGCCGTCCTGCCCTGGAGCCCCCTCGCGCGAGGCCGGCTCACCCGGGACTGGGACACCGGCACCGAGCGCAGCGCCACCGACACCTTCGGCAGCACCCTGTACCAGGAGGGCGACCGGGCCATCGTCGAGACGGTCACCCGCATCGCCGGGGAGCGGGGCGTCCCCCGCGCGCAGGTCGCCCTCGCCTGGCTCCTCCACCAGCCCGCGGTGACCGCTCCGATCGTCGGCGCGTCCAAGCCCGGGCACCTGGAGGACGCGGTGGCGGCCGTGGAGATCGAGCTGAGCGACAAGGAACTGGAGGAACTCCAGCGCCCGTACGGTCCCCACCCCATCGCCGGGCACTGA
- a CDS encoding cytochrome P450 → MTDTTAPVAFPQSRTCPYHPPAAYDALRTERPLTRITLFDGREAWLVSGHATARALLADPRLSSNRDRPGFPASTKRLAGIRNRRTALLGVDDPEHRAQRRMVVGDFTLKRAVELRPRIQQIVDERLDAMIAAGPVADLVSAFALPVPSMVICALLGVPYADHDFFEAQSRRLLRGPEAADVLAARDRLEAYFGELIDRKQQDPGTGLLDDLVHRQLREGDLDREGLIAMALILLVAGHETTANMISLGTFTLLRHPERLAELRADPRLLPAAVEELMRMLSIADGMLRLAVEDIEVAGTTIRKGEGVVFATSVINRDETVYPDPDTLDWSRSARHHVAFGFGIHQCLGQNLARAELEIALHSLFDRLPTLRLAAPAEEIPFKPGDTIQGMLELPVTW, encoded by the coding sequence ATGACGGACACGACCGCACCCGTCGCCTTCCCTCAGAGCCGGACCTGCCCCTACCACCCGCCCGCCGCCTACGACGCGCTGCGCACGGAACGCCCCCTGACCCGCATCACCCTCTTCGACGGACGCGAGGCGTGGCTCGTCAGTGGGCACGCCACGGCCCGCGCGCTGCTGGCCGACCCGCGCCTGTCGTCCAACCGCGACCGGCCCGGCTTCCCCGCCTCCACCAAGCGCCTGGCCGGGATCCGCAACCGCAGAACGGCCCTGCTCGGCGTCGACGACCCCGAGCACCGCGCCCAGCGGCGGATGGTCGTCGGGGACTTCACCCTCAAGCGGGCCGTCGAACTCCGGCCACGGATCCAGCAGATCGTGGACGAGCGGCTCGATGCGATGATCGCCGCGGGCCCGGTCGCCGACCTGGTGAGCGCCTTCGCGCTGCCCGTGCCCTCCATGGTGATCTGCGCCCTGCTCGGCGTCCCCTACGCCGACCACGACTTCTTCGAGGCCCAGTCGCGACGGCTGCTGCGCGGCCCCGAGGCCGCCGACGTGCTCGCGGCCCGCGACCGGCTGGAGGCGTACTTCGGCGAGCTGATCGACCGCAAGCAGCAGGACCCCGGCACCGGCCTGCTGGACGACCTGGTCCACCGGCAACTGCGCGAGGGTGACCTCGACCGCGAGGGCCTGATCGCCATGGCCCTCATCCTGCTGGTCGCGGGCCATGAGACGACCGCCAACATGATCTCACTCGGCACCTTCACCCTGCTCCGGCATCCCGAGCGGCTCGCCGAGCTGCGCGCGGACCCGCGGCTGCTGCCGGCCGCGGTCGAGGAACTGATGCGGATGCTGTCCATCGCGGACGGCATGCTGCGCCTGGCCGTCGAGGACATCGAGGTGGCCGGGACGACGATCCGCAAGGGTGAGGGAGTGGTCTTCGCGACCTCCGTCATCAACCGTGACGAGACGGTCTACCCCGACCCGGACACACTCGACTGGAGCCGGTCCGCCCGTCACCATGTCGCGTTCGGCTTCGGCATCCACCAGTGCCTCGGCCAGAACCTCGCCCGCGCCGAGCTGGAGATCGCGCTGCACAGCCTCTTCGACCGGCTGCCCACCCTGCGCCTGGCCGCCCCGGCCGAGGAGATCCCCTTCAAGCCCGGCGACACCATCCAGGGGATGCTGGAACTCCCCGTGACCTGGTGA